Proteins co-encoded in one Thermodesulfovibrionales bacterium genomic window:
- a CDS encoding methyltransferase, TIGR04325 family — protein MKFAKNIKRFVPPVMADLVAQAFTSPVFSGNYRTWEEAQLASTSYDSDVILNKVKDALLKVKNGEAVYERDSVLFDKVQYSWPLLAGLLWVASREDNRLNLIDFGGSLGSSYYQNKKFLEHLPELKWSIVEQEKFVECGKQYFEDEHVRFYHDLNACIEERHPDAILFSSVIQYLEKPYGLLADVLNQGFAYI, from the coding sequence ATGAAGTTTGCGAAAAACATAAAACGCTTTGTGCCTCCTGTTATGGCAGATCTAGTGGCTCAGGCGTTCACTAGTCCTGTCTTTTCAGGCAACTACCGAACATGGGAGGAAGCGCAACTCGCATCAACGAGCTACGATTCAGACGTGATCCTGAATAAGGTCAAGGACGCCCTGCTCAAGGTGAAGAATGGCGAAGCCGTTTATGAGCGGGATTCTGTCCTTTTCGACAAGGTTCAGTATTCCTGGCCTTTGCTGGCCGGACTTTTATGGGTCGCTTCGCGGGAGGACAACAGACTGAACCTGATCGATTTCGGCGGATCGCTCGGGAGCAGCTATTATCAGAATAAGAAATTTCTGGAGCATTTGCCTGAGTTGAAATGGAGCATTGTCGAGCAGGAGAAATTTGTTGAATGCGGGAAACAATATTTCGAGGACGAGCACGTTAGGTTCTATCATGATCTGAATGCGTGCATAGAGGAGCGTCATCCTGACGCGATACTCTTTTCGAGTGTCATCCAGTACCTGGAAAAGCCGTACGGCCTGTTGGCGGATGTCCTGAATCAAGGATTCGCCTATATTC